The genomic region ACTCTCTTAGACATATCTCCACCTCCTGTGGCGACCCCACCATCACCCGACACTCCCACTCCTCCTACTCCTCATACCCCTCCTTCTCCTCCCACTCCCGCACCCTCACCACCCCCACCACCTCAAAACACGACCTCTACTCACCCTATGGTTACTCGACACCGCCTTGGAACCACCAAACATGTTCAACGTCTTAATCTCCAAGTTTCCACACCTTCTCCTACACCAAAATCATATTCCAACGCCTTTACCGACCCTAACTGGCATAACGCTATGACGGaggaatataatgctttaattaaaaatGGTACTTGGACTCTTGTGCTCCGCCCCACAGatacgaacatagttcgctccatgtggttgtttaagcacaagtttaatgcagatggTACACTGAGAAGGTATAAGGCTCGACTTGCCGTTAACGGTCGAAGCCAGCAGGTTGGTATTGATTGTGATGAGGCTTTAAGCCCGGTTGTAAAACCGGCCACTATTAGGACTATACTTAGTCTTGCTGCATCTCGGCACTGGCCCattcatcagctagatgtcaagaatgcGTTTCTTCATGGAACTCTCTCTGAGACCGTCTACCTGCATCAGCCCCCTGGTTTTCGTGACCCTACTCGTCCCGATCATGTCTGCCTTCTGCAGAAATCTTTATACGGATTGAAGCAAGCTCCTCGAGCTTGGTTTCTGCGATTTGCCGGCTATGCTCAGCGTGTTGGATTCCAACACAGTAGATGTGACACCTCTTTATTCATCTACAAGCACGGCGTGGACACAGCCTATTTGTTATTATATGTGGACGATATTATCTTGACTTCCTCGTCAACATCCTTTCTTCATTGAGTTATCAGCTCATTACATCAGGAGTTCTCCATGACTGATCTTGGCCCGTTAAATTATTTTCTTGGCATTGCTGTCACTCGTACTCCTTCTGGTATGTTTCTCTCTCAAAAGAAGTACGCATCTGAGATCATTGAGCGTGCAGACATGGTTGGTTGTAATTCTAGTGGCACACCGGTCGATATTGGTACCAAACTGACCACTGCTGGCCCCCCAGTTAAGGATCCCACTTTATATCGCAGCCTTGCCGGTGCTCTTCAGTATCTCACTTTTACCAGGCCTGGCATCTCTTATGATGTCCAGCAGATCTGTTTGTTTATGCATGATCCTCGAGAGCCTCATATGGCTGCTCTCCGAAGGATCATTCGCTATGTACAGGGCACTCTGGATCTTGGTCTACAGCTGTTTTCATCTAGCACTTGCTCATTGGTTGCTTATTCAGATGCTGACTGGGCTGGTTGTCCCTCTACTCGCCGCTCTACATCTGGATACTGTGTATTTTTGGGTAATAATCTTCTATCTTGGTCCTCTAAACGGCAACATACTCGGTCACGCTCCAGTGCCGAAGCTGAATATCGTGGAGTCGCAAACGCCGTTGCAGAGACATGCTGGATTCGTAATCTTTTACGTGAGCTCCATTGCCTGCTTTCATCTGCTACTCTTGTCTATTGTGACAACGTTAGTGCTTTTTACATGTCAGGCAACCCGGTGCAACACCAGCGCACCAAACACATTGAGATTGACATCTATTTTGTACGTGATCTTGTTCTTAAGGGTCATGTTCGGGTCCTTCATGTACCATCTCGGTATCAGTTTgctgacatcttcaccaaaggcctACCTACTGCACTTTTTGATGAGTTTCGATTCAGTTTAAGCGTTCGCCGAGCTCCCGCTACAACTGCAGGGGGATGTTAGAGGGCTATTTTACTAATATATGTTAGCCTATCATTTATGTACACTAGCCCATCTTATAAGGGCCCATAATGTTTTCCAGCTCATTAGGTTTTACACTCTTAGTTATATATTGTGGTGTGTGGTCCTTACATTATTCATTCAATAAAAAAGATATCGATCATTATCATGTCTATGTACTGCAACCCTGATTAACATATTGGTGTGCCAAAAAAAGCTTGCGTCGCCTAATCTTAGATTTTTAGGAGTGTAAGTACTACGAGTATATATATGGTGTGTCCAATGTGAAGAGTTTTACCCTAGACACAAAATTTTATGAGATGTTTGCGAACAGTGGCGAAGTCAGGAAATTTTTTCATCGcgggcgaatttttttttttaaatgtaaagATTTTTTTCCCAAAATATGGATGTTTgggggcaaaatatagagtttctttttgaccaaaatttgaagattttgagcAAAAAATGAAGACTTTGGAGCAACATATGAAAgttttgggacaaaatatgaagggttttgggaagaaaaaaaaaaaagaaatccaCAGAGGCAAAATTGAAAAATCGAAAAAATTTgtactaaaaattgcaaatccactataGGCGGGTGCCACATCCTACCCTTTCATAAGTTCGCCCCTGTTTACGAATACTtttttagaaaagaaaaaaaaattacatgTAACATATAAGTCTTATGTAGAGACGTAGTCACTATAAGGAGTCGATTTTGTACGGGAAATCTATTATTATACAATTAGTCATTCCAAATAGACTTtattctgttataattcagtaggcttataactacctttaatggttataagaacaaagagagagaaaaaaagagaagaaagagagaaaaatattgatattgatatttcaagagaaatggtgcaacttaaatggctaccatacatgtctatttatagcataaaatattactatgcaagaaatataataataataaaattaacatccaatctagatattttataacactccctcttggatgacaattttattagagaataactagtactgcctcgttaaaaaccttgctaaagaaaacccattgggataaaactttagctaagggaaaaagagtgcagcatagagttgacttcccctcaagtaggcaacgtctgagttgttacatcttctgaacatgcctcatgtcaatattatgaacgtgtgttctgaaaatagcagttggcagtgctttggtataaagatcagcagagttgttgattgaacgtatctcattttaatctggttgtcttttacgagatcttgagtatatgagaagaatctgaggttttcatctgaaactgtatcatctaaatcttttatgtacaagtttagcccctgtgatttgtctacaatctccttcatggtttgctcaaacccttgtttcaattcctattcccttgtagttttttctgagccttaccaacataccattcttttccatcaaacttatgaccgttaagaccgtctatggctttggcgcctcgtcagtatttatattttgttcagtcacttttgatactcttctttcatttgtattatgcaagctgcattatcttcatatatagttgttggtgaagatagttgttagtcttttatagcgttctagtccacaataatcaataatgatttgtgtcattgatctcaaccaaacacattttcgagtagtttcatataatgcaatcacttcgtcatgatttgatgatgttgcaacaagtgtttgttttaagaacaccatgattttgtggtacctccatttaggaatacatatcgagtttgagatttatctttatgagaatttgatgaatgacctgcatatacataatcaaccaaatcttgttttgaaacgttagaataaaataattttaaatcagcagtttctcaagggtatcaaaatatgtgtttgatcccgctccattgttatttgagctgaatcttgccaacaaattaactgcaagagaaatgtcaggtcttgtataatctataagatacataagaacctcaattgcactaaaatatggaacttccgatctgttaagattttcatgatcttcgcagggatgaaatagatcagtgtcaatattgagtgatctaacaacaatgagtttgtctttaaaaaaaatgttttaaaatcttttcggtataagttgttgatgtacaagtaaaccattaggcatatgctcaatttgcaatccaaggtaatacttggttttttcaagatctttcatttcaaaataattctttagaagttgaatgatttcatagatctctttatttgttcatatgatgttaagaacattgacataaacaactacgatctcatatccgaacattgtttttataaaacatacgtgcaaaataagtttatatttataccccttttttttatcaaatagtcatttaatcggtaataccacatacgtcccatttgtataaacccatttagaaatctttgtgatttaatgaaatatattcccttgggttttacattagatgcttatgataccttaaccctttaggtatattcatatatatcactattaagtgatccatacagataagtagtaacaacattcatgagatgcatttaaataactaccaggttgattaagtgtctaataagtaattgtatccattacaggaggataagttttcctcctaattcatttctggtctttgtggaaaatattgagttacaagtctagttttgccttgtaacttcatttgcacatttcttttcggataaaaattcatttgtatcccatacgtttcacatctttaaaagtgataacgattgatccgaaaacttttcttttatcgagcgattctaattcagctcgtattgctcctttccattgagctcaatcatgtccattttgtatattcaatgacagattttagttccagatcatcatctttattcatgatgtcattgtaacattatatgaaaatatctcatagagattttaatttcatttcggttccataatattgcatagtttatcgcaattttagtatttacatttatcaatatcctctgcagaaggaatattgatttgtggttcttcttgaacactttcttttacctcattatcagctgattttctttttcgaggatttttatcttcggaaccaattgatcttccacatttgatgcgtggcaaagactcaacagtgacattattgccagcttttggaatttcagttcgagctggagcatttatcgctggtatatatgatttagtcacttttttatatctgtaaatgcataaagtaattaatttgcaagttcttgcatatgcattatttttgaactttcgtttcacattcttttgtgtgagttcaatataccttaattgatgttcacatcatgaagcatcattttattttttatttttatttctccccctaatctagggaacaatgttttattaaaatgacaatcagcaaaacgtgctgtaaaaacatcacccattatgggttcaatatatcttatttttgaagatgttttatatccaaaatatattattatctttctttgaagaaccattttattgtgttgtggtgatacaattgaaacatacactgcacaaccaatgttttaaggtagaaaatatttggctcttggccaaaatcaagtattaagtgaaaatatttacgacttccacatggtataatgcgaattaatgtcgcagcatgtaaatttacatgtccacatataaatattgagagttttgtactcattatcaattgtctatttattagctgtaagcgtttatctattgattcagctaaaccaattttgtgtatgcacatgagcaactgaatgttcaacaacaatccctgtagatatataatgatcattaaatgcttgagatgttaactcaccagcattatcaagtctcatccttttaatggtgtaatcagaataatgtgttctcaatttaataatttgtgcaagaaactttgcaaatgccatattacggcttgataacatacaaatatgagaccatccgctagatgcgtctattagaaccatgaaatatcaaaatggttcacatgatggatgaattggttcatatatcttaccttgaattctttcaagaaacatttgtgattctttttcacaatatacttttcattaatcaccatatgtgctttccaataatcaccatatgtgtttttttttttttttttttttttttcataaatcaccatatgtgctttttcatcatatatccttttcaccatatacgcttttaatcatatgcgctgtgtttttcaccatatgcgcttttcatcatatgcgctgcgctttttatcatattcgctttttatcatatgcgcttattatatgcgctacgcttttcatcatatgcgcttttcagcatatgcgcttttataatatgtgctttttatcatatgcgtttttataatatgcgctttttatcatatgcgctttctatgtgaatagtaaattaattaatttcgttttactattcatatgaattaatttcgatttactattttgttaattgagtaatatatatacatcatatacttgtgactccgaaggctcaaatgaatttgaccatatagttatatgttgtaccttgcacattaattttcagtagaagctttagatgcatattattttcagtagaagctttagatgcactttttttttaatcaccaaataccacaaacactttgtttgcgtttgttcatagtcatcaatgaaaaccattttctttaattttattttatacaataaaattaacgcatcattattcttttcaaaaacaataatctattgttattgttcacttgtgccatgtttaacaacaaaagtcaacaacctctgtcttgtttgttgtggcaaccaaaaacaacctttgcttttgttaccgagaatccaagaccaaaaaataattaatttttaattaatcttttatcaaaaccataaatgattttattgatctacgttgatatggccataaagaattgacggctgacctacttttgtaagtgtatttcggctatcatcccgaaaacgcacaacgacctttttttttatgaactatttgtttcatatctagcttaggcaattattgtgaacatttggtccctataagagcatttattttttagacttttagttgatttgtacttgtcacaattagggatagcacccgcgggtcgtggatgcggatccattggatccatcacccgtacccgcggattttttttaagagacatccaattgaacccttgttcgttgaaacaatttgactatatttttactccccattattaaacgggccattttgatgcacactcttaaaaaaataatttgttttttaagttttattattcaacctccttttttcaacggtcacgtttttaacaaaacatttgacaagtttggaaaaaagttttttattgattatcatcaaaagttttctattgtcactctactggatggaattatgacatacaaccaaaattgcaacccaacactacataagaacaaaaaggttgtttttaattaacatatgtatatgtgttaaactcggaataataataacttattttagaaaattaacataagacatgttgaaacatttttgtcacatttagctcatcaagtctaatacttatcattgatagattttatcacgtctaggagatgtttacttttttcttgtattaagtcctactttcatttacctttgtttggaaaaaagttttttttttactttgctttccccctttctgtaaaactcatttaaacactttctttgtttttttttttttaaaaaacttccttttttttacgttacccgtaaattataaatatataaaaaaaaactttttgtttaaattttttttagtttttaaaaggccacttgaccaattttttaattctttcacaacacctgatatcgtgatcgtgacctttcaccaaagcaagagatattcttgataaactaaacacggactcgtgtttgaaattgtcggccacaaaaaaattcatttgataaaagtatatatttttttttagttatagaaggagaccatttcattttcaatacttcatttttaacaaaaaactattccattttaccatccctttttttttcttactttaacttttaagatatacttttaataaaaatacaaactactttttcttattttaacttttaagatttacttttaataaaaatacaaactactttttgtattttaacttttaagatttacttttaataaaagtacaaactacttttttttattttaacttttaagatttacttttaataaaaatacaaactatttttttattttaacttttaaaattataaatttaagaataaacattagtatgcatgaaataaataatgattaattgcataagtaatcataaatgttagataacatataaagaccccatcgtattcgtattgatcggaattaatctcgacccatggtaccgtgttgtcaaatgacgtgttgcgtacataaagtaccgtgttgtcaaatgacgtgttgcgtacaatcatgaggtcttattaacataaatataaatgttagtgaagttaataagagttagattacagaaaatataattcaggcggtataaccggccatatataacttaaataacataaatataaatgttagtgaagttgataaaagttagtaaacataaatgatagttaggcgacagtgtcgaccatatataatttaggtggcagagccaaccatataataagaacaatacaaatgcactaagaacttaataaaaattagtagttcaaaatgttagtagtccaaagtttgatatattcgagtctgaaaattattaataatttcataccttgatcagtgactcgtgatcgtttgagatatcctttgattacactaagctcttcgtgctgataacgtgttataattcagtaggcttataactacctttaatggttataagaacaaagagagaaaaaaaaagagaagaaagagagaaaaatattgatattgatatttcaagagaaatggtgcaacttaaatggctaccatacatgtctatttatagcataaaatattactatgcaagaaatataataataataaaattaacatccaatctagatattttataacatattCTTCTTTTTATTACTATTTTATTTAAAGATCAAATTGATGCGTCCAAGCAAACACTACTAAACTATAACCGACCATTATATCAACAAATAAACGTATTTCAAAACTTAATGCATGAAAGCAGTAAGAAATTAGCTCAAAAAATACTAGAAAAGGTCAACCATCTCCTAGCAATCAAATTCGTTTTGACATTCCTACATATGAGTTTAGTATAATGAAATTGAAATGTGAAGTTTCTAACTAACTTCATCTCTTATGTGTGTTTTATGATAATTTTACTTTCTAGTGTATCaattaatctgcctgaaatatggatatccagattgaccTCAGGGGGAGTTTTCTCCcagatccattcaggattcaaacccggtccgcctgcccctcgggatggttaaaggatcgggttcctgtaatgcgattcgggtttcctcccgaacgcctgtgtgtgtgcaaatgatgagtgtcgttgaaataaatgatacactgatgcaaatcttgccgttaaaaaaaaaaaatttgtgttacAAGTTGCTACCTCTCAAAATCTATACATACAATCGCAATAATTTGTAAGAACGTTACAAAATAAAAGCTCAAAGGTGATGTAGACGTTTGAGTCTCTTTTTTTAAAGTGAAGGTCATGAGTTCCAATCTACAAAGCTGGAAAAATTAACTTTTTCGTGATAACGGAGGATCACTAACAATAACTACGAGTTATCCGCCAAATGGGTAGTCTTTCTAGAATTAGTTATTCGAAAGCGAGTCAGATACCCTAATCTACTATAAAAATTATTGCACACTGTAATATCATATcttaatattaaaaaatattatatcttaatttattcaATATGTTCATAAAGAGTTGTCTTTGACTGCTTTTGATTAATCTGAATGATTTAAAGCTGAATGTTTCATAATTTGAATAATTCAAAGTCTCTGAATCTAAATGAAAATATGctgtttgataattattttgaatgaacgattcagattgagtaaaattactttattaacgtgttatataaataaaaatttaatatacTTGTTTGTTAAGCGTTCTGAATATAATTTGGGGAGGATATTACAGAAATTTTAGATGCTTAATAGTTAAGAGAGTGTTTTAACTCTGAATGATTCAGCACTGAATACTAAATTATTAAGGATCATATGTCATTCAGAATTCAGAAACAAATACAGTGAATGCTCTATGGTTCAACACATCACTTCTTTTACATTAATTCATAACTTCTTTTACGTTAATTCAGAATCATATGTCATTTAGCATGAAAATTTTGatgttataaatataaatacaagtcaCCACATCACTTCTTTTACATTAATTCATGATTTCATGATATTCAATATTTAAGATTTCTTTTTCTAATTTTCTTTCAGACCTATACCCATTATTACATGCTAAATTCAGCATGACCCCATCAAGTCACGTTTCGAAACCCTTGATTTGTAGCAAACACACAGGATAAATAGTCCATCTTGTTTATCAACACGGGGAGACAGAGACCTAAATTCTTGTCACACCAAGACATGCCACGTTTCGAAAATATAACATACTGAAAAGTGAAACCTTGATTTGCCAAACAAATTGCTTATGTACAGAATAAGCACAAGTCCAAAATTATCCAACTTGTACTTATTCcttatggtaaaaaaaaaaaaaaaacaataggtCAAGTGTTCTTAAATCTAATAAActatttctaaaaatatatattctcCGTCCCATATTAGTAGTTTACGGACAAAAAGTACTATATAAAAAATTTCAATATTACATTGtacttttttatttttactttacattATTAACTTTTATTTTtgggttaaagccataaatagactatatactttcatttttatttCAATGTAGGTTATATATTCCGgaaaataccaatgtaggctatatactttcaaaacGTGTACTCATGccaacaaaaatgacttgctacctgCTAAACCGGTTAAAATAACTTGCATCTCCATCTTCATTAAACTATACGAACCTAAATTTAAAAACCCTAAATTAAACTCCGGCAAATCTGAAAACTAATCACACAGAAATGATCCCTGAACTTTCTGAGCACGATTCTAACACCTATTTGCAGATTAATCACTAATATTTGAAATCGAGCAAAAAACGTAAAAGCGAGAATACGATCTTAAATTTTGAATTCGATCTGAGATGCTTCTCCAATGAAATTGATGATTCAAACAGTTTTTCTTGATGATTTCATACAGATCTACACTTTTACAATTCGTTTTAACACTTTAGATCTGTCTGTGAACCTCGACAACAATCGGTTTCAAATTTCGAAAATAAAGCTTCAATTTCCGGCCAAAAACTGATGATGTATACGTGACCTCAAGGTTGACGAAGGTATCTGTGATGTATGTGAACCTCTAACACCTTTTAATTCGATCTAATAACAGCTGAATCGAATTGTCgcctaaaagtcaacaaaagtcaaatatTGTATGTATATGTACATAAACGTGACTGGTTGGATATTTGGATGCATAAGGCTTTCAAGATTGcacgaagtattattattattattattattattattattattattattattattattattattattattattattattattattattattattattattattatacaaaagatattttacttaagtTAACTAGTTTGCATGAAAAAGGCTTTCAAGATTGCAGGTGTTAAAAATGGGGTTTTGTAAACATAGAGAAAGGAGATGGGAAGAAAGGAGATGGGAAGAAAGGAGAAGAAACACTTGAAATACCTAAAATAACCTCGTTTGTTTTTCTTTCCGGTTAAAAGGTTTAATGTGTTTATATTAGTACATAACTTGAAAGTTTATGACATACAATAGTATTTAtttgggta from Rutidosis leptorrhynchoides isolate AG116_Rl617_1_P2 chromosome 9, CSIRO_AGI_Rlap_v1, whole genome shotgun sequence harbors:
- the LOC139868332 gene encoding uncharacterized mitochondrial protein AtMg00810-like, whose amino-acid sequence is MTDLGPLNYFLGIAVTRTPSGMFLSQKKYASEIIERADMVGCNSSGTPVDIGTKLTTAGPPVKDPTLYRSLAGALQYLTFTRPGISYDVQQICLFMHDPREPHMAALRRIIRYVQGTLDLGLQLFSSSTCSLVAYSDADWAGCPSTRRSTSGYCVFLGNNLLSWSSKRQHTRSRSSAEAEYRGVANAVAETCWIRNLLRELHCLLSSATLVYCDNVSAFYMSGNPVQHQRTKHIEIDIYFVRDLVLKGHVRVLHVPSRYQFADIFTKGLPTALFDEFRFSLSVRRAPATTAGGC